The Bdellovibrio bacteriovorus DNA segment TCACTCCGGCGAAAGTTTGCATTTCTGTTGAAGGCATTTGCATGTCTAAAACTTTTTCGAAAAACGGCATTGCTTCATTCAAGCCATCGGCCTTGTAGATCAAGCGTGCTTTTTGGTATACGAACGGAGAAACTTCCGGTTGTACTTTCATGGCCGCTTCAATCATCCACAGAGCTTTGCTTTCAAAACCCTTACCTTCGGCACCCAAGCTTGCATAGAACAAACCAAGAGCGCGTGTGTCCTTGTTCTTCGCAAGTTCCAAACCGAGTCTTTCGACCATTTCGTACTGTCTAGAAGAATAACAATTTCCTGCAACTTCGAGCGGATTCAAATTCTGCAATTGAGCCGTCATGATTGCGGAGCGATTGCAATTTTTCGCTTTGGAAGTCTCATAACGAGACACTTTTCCGATCGTCATATCCATCGAAGCCGGAAGGAAAGCAGTCATCTTGTTCGCCTCTGGATACTGCGCCATCGGACTTACTGTTTGATCGACACGCAAACTTGCGTAAGAGCGTTCGCTTTCGGCAGTTTGGCCTTTCGATGCAGCTAAAACTTTCAACTTCGCTTCGTTCTCGTTTTTCTTTTCCTGTATCGGAGCTGTCAACTTCGCAATTTCCGCACGAAGAGCTTCCTGATCGGCAGGGGAAAGAGACGCCGGAAGTGGCATCGTTGTTAAGCTATCAATGAAGTTTGCGTAACAACGGTCAATACCGCGCATGGCTTCTAGCTGTTGATAAGGATCTTTCGACATTTTCAAAGTCGTGAAGTAAGCCGTGTGAGCTTTATCTAACTTTTCTGTCTTCATTGAAAGAACCAGCGCAAATTTTTCTTCGCGGGCTTTCACACTCTGAGATACTAATTCTTTTTCAAGAACGCGAGCCTGGATCAGACGAGCTTCCGCACGCACTTCGGCAGGAACGTCACGACCGTTGGCTTTCATAGACAGCTCAAAAGCCGCTGTCGTCTTACCTGAATCCAGAAGAGCTTTGGCGCGATCAATCATGATTTCAGTAGTATAAGGCTCAATACCTTTTGCCATGATTTGGTTTTGCAACTTATCGTATTCAGATCCGCGGTTTTCACCTTTATAGGAATCTAAAAGTTTACCGTAAATACGGCTTAATGTTTTATTGTCAGCCGCGGCCAAGATGCCATTGTAAGCGGCACGGGCCTCTTTCATCTTCTTTTCTAGAAGATAAATGTCAGCGGCAAGTTCTAGGTGAGTGTTACGACCTTTTTTATCAAGGTCTGCTATCTTCACCAAAGTTTCTGCTGATTTTGAAATCTGACCAACGTCCGCGTAAGCTTTCGCCGCTTCTTTCAATGCATCTAAGTTCCGCTTGTCGTTCGGATATTTATCCACGAACTTCAACGAAAGGTCTGCGGCTTCAAAGATTTTACCTTCAGAGTAAAGAAGGCTCAGTGCCTGCCACAAAGCATCTTGAGACAGTTTCGAAGATTCATGTTCTTTCGCGAACGCAATCAACTTTTGAGAAGCTTGATCTTTGTTGCCGGTTTTAGCGAACTCTTGAATCTCAGTGAAGTGAGCCTCTTCCATGATTTTATTCATGTTCTTCTTGCGATCTTCATCCGCAGTCGAAGTCATCACTTGCTTCGAGAAATTTTTGATTCCCGCGTAGTCTTTGCGGATGTTCAACATATCCAAGATCAAGTCTTCGGATTTCTTTTTAATATCCGCATTGTCTTTAAGCTGAGCCAAAGGCTTCAACCATTTTTCGGCTTCTGGGTAATTGCTTTCTTCGTAAGCGATGTGACCCATTTTGAATTTTACTAAAGTCGCGAACTTACCGGTAGGGTGCTTCGCCAAATAATTGGCAGCCAATTCTTTACGTTCTGCCTCTTTCAAAGGATCTTTACCCTTTTCGATAGACTTTTCTTTCGCGTAAAGAGTTGCGTAGTTCGCGTCATGGCGCATAGTTTCGTCAGTGGCTTTATCGCCCACCATTTTGTACTGAGTACTTGCTTCGTCAAATCTGTTTAATTGGAACAGAAGTTCGGCGTAAGCAAAGCGAGTTTTTAAATCTGGTTTTGTCGGATCTTCGTTATCCAACATCAATTTGAATAGACGAAGAGTCAAATCCGAGAACTCGGCGTTTTGTTTGTTCTTAAGCCAGATTTCCCACCATTTTTTTGCCATTTCCAAACTTGTCGTGCGGAAAGACGTGTCGCAGGATTCTTTGGCTACGTCGGCTTTTTGCAGGTTTCTCCAAGTTGAATCGCGGCGGCAAAGGTCGCTGGCCATTTGCATGTGGTCGATCACAAGATCCCGTTTTTTAAGATCTTCGTTGGCATCCACCAAGAAAAGGTGCGCACGCACGACCTCAGGTCCTGAAGGACGCTTGTCGATATATTCGCCCAAGAACGTGTTCATCTCTTTTTGACGGCTGTGCGATTCATAAAGTTTCGCTAGATCAATCATCGATTGACCCATTTCATCTTCCGTCGTGATGTCTTCAAAGAAAGAATAAAGTTTATTAGCAGGGTATGAGTCACCAATGAAAACAGTCAAATCGCGAAGAGCTTCGCGACGCAGATTGTGTCTGTTTGTTGGAACCTCACCGTCTTGAAGAGGAGGATTTGTTCTGACAACCTCAACAAGTTTTTTAATACCGTTTTCGCTGTCACGAAGATTGTAGTAAGTCCAAGCGGCCTTATACATACCGTAAGAGTAAACGCGGCTGTTTGGGAATTTCTCCACTTTAAGGAAGTGTTCAAGAGCTTCTCTGAATTTCCCTTGGTCATAAAGAAGCTCGCCGACAGCCAATGTACCGTCAGCAATCAATGGAGATTTTGGGAAGCGAGTCAAAAGCTTCTCGTAAAGAAGTTGTGACTGCTTGTATTGGGCCACTTGCTGATTTGCAAAGGCGTTATTGAAAAGGACGGCATCCATTTGCTTAAAACCTGGGAAGTCCAATTCAATTTTTGTATAGATTTTAATGGCTCTTTTGACCGCCTCAGAACCTTTTTCATTGGCTACTGGGAACGGAGAAAGTTTTGCTAGGGGAGTGTCTTGGTGTAAGTCAAAGAAGCGGCCGGATTTTGAACGGCGCATGTAAAGCTCTGCCAGGCGATACCATAGGTCCGCCTCGTCTCTAGAGCCTTTTTTCTTTTTGATAATACTTTGCAGTGACTCAATAGCCTTGTTTTCAGAGCGGGTGATCATCACCTCGCTGCTGAAAGCTTTTTTCTCGTTTTCTGTTTCGTTCGAACTATTCAGACGCACTTCCGGCAAAAGGCCTTTGGCGTTTTTATCCGCAGCGAAGCAGTACATTGAGAACAGATGAAATGCTAGAAGTAGAACCACTGTGCGCATCATAAACTTACTCTCCAACTAAGGTGACAAGTTTCAACTGAGGAAAGCCGGCCATGGAAGCCGTGTACATAACCTTGCGCAATGTCGCATAAGGAAGTTCCCTATCGGCTTGCAGAAGGATACGACCTTCTTTAATGAAAGCTTTGTCTTTTTCAGACTCAGATTTCGCCAAACGGTCCAACTCTTGGAAAAGAGGTTTGATAAAGTTAGTGTCTTTATCTTCAAGATCTTGAGGCAGGAAATCCGCGTTTT contains these protein-coding regions:
- a CDS encoding tetratricopeptide repeat protein, with the protein product MMRTVVLLLAFHLFSMYCFAADKNAKGLLPEVRLNSSNETENEKKAFSSEVMITRSENKAIESLQSIIKKKKGSRDEADLWYRLAELYMRRSKSGRFFDLHQDTPLAKLSPFPVANEKGSEAVKRAIKIYTKIELDFPGFKQMDAVLFNNAFANQQVAQYKQSQLLYEKLLTRFPKSPLIADGTLAVGELLYDQGKFREALEHFLKVEKFPNSRVYSYGMYKAAWTYYNLRDSENGIKKLVEVVRTNPPLQDGEVPTNRHNLRREALRDLTVFIGDSYPANKLYSFFEDITTEDEMGQSMIDLAKLYESHSRQKEMNTFLGEYIDKRPSGPEVVRAHLFLVDANEDLKKRDLVIDHMQMASDLCRRDSTWRNLQKADVAKESCDTSFRTTSLEMAKKWWEIWLKNKQNAEFSDLTLRLFKLMLDNEDPTKPDLKTRFAYAELLFQLNRFDEASTQYKMVGDKATDETMRHDANYATLYAKEKSIEKGKDPLKEAERKELAANYLAKHPTGKFATLVKFKMGHIAYEESNYPEAEKWLKPLAQLKDNADIKKKSEDLILDMLNIRKDYAGIKNFSKQVMTSTADEDRKKNMNKIMEEAHFTEIQEFAKTGNKDQASQKLIAFAKEHESSKLSQDALWQALSLLYSEGKIFEAADLSLKFVDKYPNDKRNLDALKEAAKAYADVGQISKSAETLVKIADLDKKGRNTHLELAADIYLLEKKMKEARAAYNGILAAADNKTLSRIYGKLLDSYKGENRGSEYDKLQNQIMAKGIEPYTTEIMIDRAKALLDSGKTTAAFELSMKANGRDVPAEVRAEARLIQARVLEKELVSQSVKAREEKFALVLSMKTEKLDKAHTAYFTTLKMSKDPYQQLEAMRGIDRCYANFIDSLTTMPLPASLSPADQEALRAEIAKLTAPIQEKKNENEAKLKVLAASKGQTAESERSYASLRVDQTVSPMAQYPEANKMTAFLPASMDMTIGKVSRYETSKAKNCNRSAIMTAQLQNLNPLEVAGNCYSSRQYEMVERLGLELAKNKDTRALGLFYASLGAEGKGFESKALWMIEAAMKVQPEVSPFVYQKARLIYKADGLNEAMPFFEKVLDMQMPSTEMQTFAGVKAFSEGDFTRAIEKFSSLNKEQLYTLNVGTLMSESYAQKGEVDKALSTLKDLLSFKKDNADFLLQQAHIFETYKQSPTLALDSYERAFKASQKMDMRDWLGKKIQYLKTQNKVGQHVISGDL